The following are encoded in a window of Spiroplasma tabanidicola genomic DNA:
- a CDS encoding dihydroorotase has translation MKLLIKNAKFFENDLLVKKDILIENKIIKKISQMIEVNEKDLLVYEANNKFITPGLIDVHVHTREPGYEYKEDLKSVTRSALVGGVTTFCAMANLNPVPDNVEDYLKIKKMIKEKSFLNIFQMCAATKKLNSDELVDFESLSKAGAKYFSNDGFGIQKKEVMKKILKQIKKTNSIISIHLETESIKKDGYIDDCSLAKKYNLNTFSQDSEVEQLKRDIELLKDINCNYHVGHLTTKKSIDLIREHKKSLNITCEVTPNHLILQSEMFNKNSGLFRINPPIRKEEDRLALIKGLQDGTIDCIATDHAPHHWDEKNVEFDKANFGMIGLDFSFSILYTELVKKNLLSLSELIKKMHSNPNKIFNLKQNIIAEKENANLVVWDLEEEFEINENFIKSKSKNTPFLNKKLFGKNKLTIFEGEIKWKDD, from the coding sequence ATGAAACTACTAATAAAAAATGCTAAGTTTTTTGAAAATGATTTACTTGTAAAAAAAGATATATTAATTGAAAATAAAATAATAAAAAAAATAAGTCAAATGATTGAAGTTAATGAAAAAGATTTATTAGTTTATGAAGCAAATAATAAATTTATAACACCAGGTTTAATAGATGTGCATGTTCATACTAGAGAACCAGGTTATGAATACAAAGAAGATTTAAAAAGTGTTACAAGAAGTGCATTGGTTGGAGGAGTAACAACTTTTTGTGCAATGGCAAATTTGAATCCAGTTCCAGATAATGTTGAAGATTATTTAAAAATAAAAAAAATGATTAAAGAAAAATCTTTTTTAAATATTTTTCAAATGTGTGCTGCAACAAAAAAACTAAATAGTGATGAGTTAGTTGATTTTGAAAGTTTATCAAAAGCTGGAGCAAAATATTTTTCAAATGATGGTTTTGGAATTCAAAAAAAAGAAGTTATGAAAAAAATTTTAAAACAAATTAAAAAAACAAACTCTATAATTTCTATTCATCTAGAAACTGAAAGTATAAAAAAAGATGGATACATTGATGATTGTAGCTTAGCAAAAAAATATAATTTAAATACTTTTAGTCAAGACTCAGAAGTAGAACAATTAAAAAGAGATATAGAATTATTAAAAGATATAAATTGTAATTATCATGTTGGACATCTTACTACAAAAAAATCTATAGATTTAATTAGAGAACATAAAAAAAGTTTAAATATAACTTGTGAAGTAACACCAAATCATTTAATTCTTCAATCTGAAATGTTTAATAAAAATAGTGGTTTGTTTAGAATTAATCCACCAATTAGAAAAGAAGAAGATAGACTTGCATTGATAAAAGGTTTACAAGATGGAACCATTGATTGTATAGCAACAGATCATGCACCCCATCACTGAGATGAAAAAAATGTAGAATTTGATAAGGCTAACTTCGGAATGATAGGATTAGATTTTAGTTTTAGTATTCTATATACAGAGTTAGTTAAAAAAAATTTATTATCTTTATCAGAGTTAATAAAAAAAATGCATAGTAATCCAAATAAAATATTCAATTTAAAACAAAATATAATTGCAGAAAAAGAAAATGCAAACTTAGTAGTTTGAGATTTAGAAGAAGAATTTGAAATTAATGAAAATTTTATAAAATCAAAATCAAAAAATACCCCATTTTTAAATAAAAAATTATTTGGAAAAAATAAATTGACAATATTTGAAGGAGAAATAAAATGAAAAGATGATTAG